In a genomic window of Halalkalibacillus sediminis:
- a CDS encoding 3D domain-containing protein has product MKKSLSGIIILFSIILMTSLSVNAQANGDQSTHATSNGNKTTFDNIAYDLSTSDKTLEAKDKITLNEPESEQETEQKEQKSEQEEQNVAQASEQKEPQKETEEKEEDQNIVQASSKSEPEGIELTVEATAYTAYCEGCSGITYTGVDLRANPDAKVIAVDPNVIPLGSKVWVEGYGTFTAADIGGAIKGNRIDVFVPGEAEAFKFGRQSLKVKILE; this is encoded by the coding sequence ATGAAAAAATCTTTATCAGGTATCATAATTCTATTCTCAATAATTTTAATGACAAGTCTAAGTGTGAACGCACAGGCAAACGGAGATCAATCAACTCACGCTACTAGTAACGGAAACAAAACAACTTTTGATAATATAGCTTATGATCTATCAACTTCTGACAAAACATTAGAAGCAAAAGACAAAATCACTTTGAACGAACCAGAATCTGAACAAGAAACAGAGCAAAAAGAACAAAAATCTGAACAAGAAGAACAAAATGTAGCTCAAGCTAGTGAACAGAAAGAACCTCAAAAAGAAACTGAAGAAAAAGAAGAGGATCAAAACATTGTACAAGCTTCATCTAAATCTGAACCAGAAGGTATAGAGCTAACAGTTGAAGCAACTGCTTATACCGCTTATTGTGAAGGTTGCAGTGGCATCACTTATACAGGTGTTGACCTTCGCGCGAATCCTGACGCAAAAGTAATCGCAGTTGACCCAAATGTCATTCCACTAGGCTCTAAAGTATGGGTTGAAGGATATGGAACATTTACAGCTGCTGATATCGGCGGAGCAATTAAAGGTAATCGTATCGACGTCTTCGTCCCAGGCGAAGCTGAAGCATTTAAATTCGGAAGACAAAGCTTGAAAGTAAAGATTTTAGAATAA
- a CDS encoding organic hydroperoxide resistance protein translates to MSAIFTSKATAKGGRGGHVKSDNGVIDLNVVMPTEKTDETGTNPEELFAATYATCFDGAIGAVAQDKKVDVESTTHSEVSFMKDKEDGGFKISVKLISEFKGVSQDKADELMKAAHQVCPYSKATRGNVDVELEARAI, encoded by the coding sequence ATGAGCGCAATTTTTACTTCAAAAGCGACGGCAAAAGGTGGCCGTGGGGGTCATGTCAAATCTGATAATGGAGTAATCGACTTAAACGTCGTTATGCCAACTGAAAAAACAGATGAAACTGGAACGAATCCAGAAGAATTATTCGCAGCAACGTATGCAACTTGCTTTGATGGAGCAATTGGTGCCGTTGCTCAGGATAAGAAAGTCGATGTAGAATCGACTACACATTCTGAAGTAAGCTTTATGAAAGATAAAGAAGATGGTGGCTTTAAGATTTCAGTGAAGTTAATTTCAGAATTCAAGGGAGTATCTCAAGATAAAGCTGACGAATTAATGAAAGCCGCACATCAGGTGTGCCCGTATTCTAAAGCAACACGTGGCAATGTCGATGTAGAGTTAGAAGCTCGAGCAATATAA
- a CDS encoding GNAT family N-acetyltransferase produces MDRKWAVDCTMRELVDIWNISFEGYAVDVKMTPATMIERVANENLDLTRSVVCFERGKPAGIVMNSFREIDGKNYAWNGGTGIPVAFRGKGVSRYLMGSVDQVYKDNNVDIAVLEAISSNEKAINLYEKNGYVIDNRLKFLKAEKIVKSKLTSPTKYQIEDIPKEKIQSLSFYREEVPWQNQLKSLKGAECKWLVEDGSPVAYAVYRSSYDQLGSLERVVLHQCSIDSKSVEGEEKIRLLLADVFQVEKGDFPRVISNFPVDDGWFIEIFQKMGFEELIEQVYMKKIY; encoded by the coding sequence ATGGACAGGAAATGGGCTGTTGATTGTACTATGCGAGAACTGGTAGATATTTGGAATATTAGCTTTGAGGGGTATGCGGTCGATGTTAAGATGACCCCAGCGACAATGATTGAACGAGTTGCAAATGAAAACCTCGACCTTACTCGTTCGGTCGTATGTTTTGAGCGCGGAAAGCCAGCTGGAATCGTTATGAATAGTTTTCGTGAAATCGATGGAAAAAACTATGCTTGGAATGGTGGAACTGGTATCCCTGTTGCTTTTAGAGGAAAAGGAGTCAGCCGATATTTAATGGGTTCGGTTGATCAAGTGTATAAGGATAATAATGTTGATATCGCTGTTTTAGAAGCTATTTCTTCTAATGAGAAAGCGATTAATTTGTACGAAAAAAATGGCTATGTAATTGATAACCGTTTAAAGTTCTTAAAAGCTGAAAAAATTGTAAAATCTAAACTAACAAGCCCAACAAAATATCAAATCGAAGATATTCCAAAAGAGAAAATTCAATCACTATCTTTTTATCGCGAAGAGGTTCCTTGGCAAAACCAACTAAAGAGTCTAAAAGGTGCTGAGTGCAAATGGTTGGTGGAAGACGGAAGTCCTGTTGCTTACGCCGTCTATCGGTCTTCATATGATCAATTAGGGAGTTTGGAGCGTGTTGTACTGCATCAGTGCAGCATCGATTCTAAATCCGTTGAAGGTGAGGAGAAAATCCGTTTATTGTTGGCAGATGTCTTTCAAGTTGAAAAAGGGGATTTTCCTAGGGTGATTTCTAATTTCCCTGTAGATGATGGATGGTTCATTGAAATTTTTCAGAAGATGGGGTTTGAAGAGTTGATCGAACAAGTATATATGAAGAAAATATATTAA
- a CDS encoding GNAT family N-acetyltransferase, translating into MRWTSKKFDALSINELYEIMKLRVDVFVVEQDCPYPELDDYDQEAIHLYAVDDEKIVSYSRIIAPSVKYNQASIGRVITLPPYRRDGLGTELINRSIEIAREEWPENDYIKIQAQAHLQRFYENCGFVVMSEEYLEDNIPHIDMIANINL; encoded by the coding sequence ATGAGATGGACAAGTAAAAAATTCGATGCACTATCAATTAATGAACTTTATGAAATCATGAAACTTCGCGTGGATGTGTTTGTAGTAGAACAAGATTGTCCTTACCCTGAATTGGATGATTATGATCAAGAAGCCATTCATTTGTATGCGGTAGACGATGAAAAAATTGTATCCTACAGTCGTATCATTGCACCTTCTGTTAAATATAATCAGGCTTCAATTGGTCGGGTAATAACGTTACCTCCTTATAGAAGGGATGGTCTAGGAACTGAGTTGATCAATCGTTCTATTGAAATTGCTCGTGAAGAATGGCCTGAGAATGATTACATAAAAATTCAAGCACAAGCACACCTCCAACGTTTTTATGAAAATTGTGGTTTTGTTGTAATGTCAGAGGAGTATTTGGAAGATAATATTCCTCATATCGATATGATTGCAAATATTAATCTATAA
- a CDS encoding cold shock domain-containing protein, with amino-acid sequence MTGTVKWFNAEKGFGFIERPDGDDIFVHFSAIQSEGFKTLNEGQSVTFDVVEGDRGPQAANVVAE; translated from the coding sequence ATGACAGGTACAGTAAAATGGTTTAACGCAGAAAAAGGTTTTGGTTTCATCGAACGCCCAGACGGTGACGATATTTTCGTACACTTCTCTGCGATCCAATCAGAAGGTTTCAAAACTTTAAACGAAGGTCAATCAGTAACTTTCGACGTTGTCGAAGGCGACCGTGGACCACAAGCAGCTAACGTAGTAGCTGAATAA
- a CDS encoding SurA N-terminal domain-containing protein, with the protein MKKLLLAGILVLLTAIVVACSSGEEDGQDDNSTDTEGTEENENTEEEGTEGESDEGGEGDSAEEGDSASELDVEVVATVNGKEIQAEELLENEQMVKQNYQSMGMNVEERSDEIRKSALDQLINTEVIKQNAKDAGIEASDEEVDEEYDKLVQQLEEQYEDQDVSEVFEQFETSEEEVREDLRNQLVTDKFIDQNTEEVEVTEEELEEQYATYEEQMSQAEQEVQDFEQVKPQLEQQLIQQKEGKQLQKLIEDLKEESDIEIMI; encoded by the coding sequence GTGAAGAAATTACTTTTAGCGGGGATACTTGTACTTTTGACAGCAATCGTAGTTGCTTGTTCAAGTGGCGAGGAAGATGGACAAGACGACAATTCAACTGATACAGAAGGAACAGAAGAAAATGAAAATACAGAAGAAGAAGGCACTGAAGGTGAAAGCGACGAAGGTGGCGAAGGTGACAGCGCTGAAGAAGGCGATTCTGCTTCAGAACTTGATGTAGAAGTCGTAGCTACTGTAAATGGTAAAGAAATTCAAGCAGAAGAACTACTTGAAAATGAACAAATGGTGAAACAGAACTATCAAAGTATGGGTATGAATGTTGAAGAACGTTCAGATGAAATTCGAAAATCAGCCCTAGATCAACTAATTAACACTGAAGTAATCAAACAAAATGCAAAAGACGCTGGTATTGAAGCTTCTGATGAAGAAGTAGATGAAGAATACGATAAACTTGTCCAGCAATTAGAAGAACAATATGAAGATCAAGACGTTTCAGAAGTCTTTGAACAATTCGAAACAAGCGAAGAAGAAGTTAGAGAAGACCTTCGCAATCAACTTGTGACTGATAAATTTATCGACCAAAACACTGAAGAAGTCGAAGTTACTGAAGAAGAGCTAGAAGAGCAATATGCAACATATGAGGAACAAATGAGCCAGGCTGAACAAGAGGTTCAAGATTTTGAACAGGTTAAACCACAATTAGAGCAACAACTGATTCAACAAAAAGAAGGCAAACAACTTCAAAAGTTAATTGAAGATCTGAAAGAAGAAAGTGACATTGAAATTATGATCTAA
- the arsC gene encoding arsenate reductase (thioredoxin) translates to MAEKPILYFLCTGNSCRSQMAEGFGHELLNDRWEVKSAGIEAHGMNPKAVEMMNEVGIDISNQESSVIDQDILNKSSLVITLCGDAKENCPVLPKGIESDHWGLEDPAKATGSEEEVNEVFREVRDEIKKRVENLSK, encoded by the coding sequence ATGGCAGAGAAACCAATTTTGTATTTTCTATGCACAGGGAATTCATGTAGAAGTCAGATGGCAGAAGGGTTTGGACATGAGCTGTTAAACGATCGATGGGAAGTGAAAAGTGCAGGGATTGAAGCCCACGGTATGAACCCGAAAGCTGTGGAAATGATGAATGAAGTAGGAATTGATATTTCCAACCAGGAATCAAGTGTAATCGATCAAGATATTCTAAATAAATCCTCATTAGTGATTACACTATGTGGAGACGCAAAAGAAAATTGCCCGGTACTACCAAAAGGGATAGAATCTGATCATTGGGGCTTAGAAGACCCTGCAAAAGCAACAGGAAGCGAAGAAGAAGTCAATGAAGTATTTCGTGAAGTACGTGATGAAATTAAAAAAAGAGTAGAAAATCTAAGCAAATAG